In the genome of Staphylococcus durrellii, one region contains:
- a CDS encoding F0F1 ATP synthase subunit epsilon produces MSTLSLNIVTPNGSVYDREDVELVVLQTTAGEIGVMYGHIPTVAALKTGYVKINFDNGSEFIAVSEGFVEIRQHKLSIIVQTAEAAKDIDVERAQSAKTKAEEHINSEQDRGDVHRAERALERANNRLYVSSLK; encoded by the coding sequence ATGAGTACATTAAGCCTAAATATTGTCACTCCTAATGGCTCAGTTTACGATAGGGAAGATGTCGAGTTAGTTGTATTACAAACTACTGCTGGCGAGATTGGTGTCATGTATGGCCATATTCCTACCGTAGCAGCGCTAAAAACTGGATATGTCAAAATTAACTTTGATAATGGTTCAGAATTTATCGCAGTGAGTGAAGGTTTTGTTGAAATAAGACAACATAAATTATCGATTATTGTTCAAACTGCTGAAGCTGCTAAAGACATTGATGTTGAAAGAGCTCAATCAGCTAAAACAAAAGCCGAAGAGCATATAAATAGTGAACAAGATCGCGGTGATGTTCATAGAGCTGAACGTGCGCTAGAACGTGCAAATAACAGACTTTATGTATCTAGCTTAAAATAA
- a CDS encoding single-stranded DNA-binding protein: MINNIVVVGRLTQDPQFYSKETIDYATLCLAVDRPYKRKPEQQNCDFLYCKAFGNHAKNIHQYLLKGALVGITGHMRSSKYEKDGQMHYGTEIIIETIKFMSPKEKHHQNQNVELYDKETADLIFSLN; the protein is encoded by the coding sequence ATGATAAATAATATAGTTGTCGTAGGACGACTAACACAAGATCCACAATTTTATAGTAAAGAAACAATAGATTATGCAACACTTTGTCTCGCGGTAGATAGGCCATATAAACGTAAGCCTGAACAGCAAAATTGTGATTTTTTATATTGTAAGGCTTTTGGTAATCATGCTAAAAATATCCACCAATATTTATTAAAAGGAGCACTCGTAGGCATTACTGGACATATGCGATCTTCTAAATATGAAAAAGACGGCCAAATGCATTATGGAACAGAAATCATTATCGAAACAATTAAATTTATGTCTCCTAAAGAAAAGCATCATCAAAATCAAAACGTAGAACTATATGATAAAGAAACTGCTGATTTAATATTCTCCTTGAATTAA
- the thiM gene encoding hydroxyethylthiazole kinase: MNNLDTIRQQNPLVVCYTNDVVKNFTANGLLSLGASPAMSEAPEEAEDFFKVASALLINIGTLNKAQSQDMLKIAHIANKSEVPLVFDPVAVGASNFRKSFCQQFLSKIDVAVIKGNASEILALIDEGATMKGTDSDDDLHVLDIAQRAQKKYNTTIVITGKEDIIAQENKIVKLSNGSSFLAKITGAGCLLGGVIASFLNKRLSPDIYNVIEAVSIYNIAAEQAEDEVIAQGPGTFLTRFIDKLYSIDHSDYIKLSQIEEV, from the coding sequence ATGAATAACTTGGATACTATTCGTCAACAAAATCCTTTAGTCGTATGTTATACGAACGATGTTGTGAAAAACTTTACTGCGAATGGGCTGTTAAGCTTAGGAGCTAGTCCGGCGATGAGCGAAGCACCAGAAGAAGCCGAAGATTTCTTTAAAGTTGCATCGGCATTGTTAATTAATATAGGTACACTTAACAAGGCACAAAGTCAAGATATGTTGAAAATAGCGCATATCGCTAATAAGTCAGAGGTACCCCTAGTCTTTGACCCGGTTGCAGTAGGCGCTTCTAATTTTAGAAAGTCATTTTGTCAACAGTTTTTGTCAAAAATTGATGTAGCCGTCATCAAAGGTAATGCATCAGAAATATTAGCATTAATAGATGAAGGAGCTACTATGAAAGGCACAGATAGTGACGATGATTTACATGTGTTAGATATTGCGCAACGTGCACAAAAAAAATATAATACGACCATAGTCATTACAGGCAAAGAAGATATTATTGCCCAAGAAAATAAAATAGTGAAGTTATCCAACGGCTCATCATTTTTAGCTAAGATTACTGGTGCTGGTTGTTTGTTAGGTGGCGTTATCGCTAGTTTTTTAAATAAACGTTTATCACCAGATATCTATAATGTGATAGAAGCAGTATCAATTTACAACATTGCAGCTGAACAAGCAGAAGATGAAGTAATAGCACAGGGGCCAGGAACATTTTTAACGCGCTTTATTGATAAATTATACAGTATTGATCATTCAGACTATATAAAGCTAAGTCAAATTGAAGAGGTGTAA
- a CDS encoding HD domain-containing protein, which produces MKQKEKLKRARTFMTKFHRNDYSGHDIAHIHRVERLALYIADREQPVNTFIINMACLLHDTVDSKLTNIDEAAKNLRTFLASLEIEKNECEAILHIINNISYNHAQTHTTMLTKEGQIVRDADRLDALGAIGIARTFQFAGAFNEPMWSNEVDFPSLINGTVNLNDLSPSAIKHFYEKLFNLKDLMHTKTAMTLAKERHNFMQQFVQQFFYEWESSI; this is translated from the coding sequence ATGAAGCAAAAAGAAAAACTAAAAAGAGCACGCACGTTTATGACCAAATTTCATAGAAATGATTATTCTGGTCATGATATTGCACATATTCACAGAGTCGAACGGTTAGCACTATATATTGCAGACCGAGAACAACCTGTTAATACTTTTATAATAAACATGGCTTGCCTTCTACATGATACGGTTGATTCTAAGTTAACAAACATTGATGAAGCAGCTAAAAATCTTCGCACATTTTTAGCTTCGCTAGAAATTGAAAAAAATGAATGTGAAGCAATTTTACATATTATAAACAATATAAGCTATAACCATGCTCAAACTCATACTACGATGCTAACAAAAGAAGGCCAAATAGTTCGTGATGCTGATAGATTAGACGCTTTAGGCGCTATTGGAATTGCTAGAACTTTTCAGTTTGCTGGTGCGTTTAATGAGCCTATGTGGAGTAATGAAGTTGACTTCCCGTCCTTAATAAATGGTACGGTAAATTTAAATGATTTATCACCTTCTGCGATCAAGCATTTTTATGAAAAATTATTTAACTTAAAAGATTTAATGCATACTAAAACTGCAATGACACTAGCTAAAGAAAGACATAATTTTATGCAACAATTTGTACAACAATTTTTTTATGAATGGGAGTCATCAATTTAA
- the thiE gene encoding thiamine phosphate synthase, which produces MFQPGDLRLYFICGTQDLSDNRNILDVVQEALDAGITMFQFREKGEGALIGSDKEQLAVKLQNLCRSYDVPFIVNDDVSLALAIDADGIHVGQDDENIDKFIHQFKHKIIGLSVGNLDEYHNSDLSHVDYIGVGPMFPTFSKEDANEPVGPEMIIQLREKEKLKDFPMVGIGGISLQNYKEVMKAKANGVSVISAIAKSNNIKSTVRQFLQYID; this is translated from the coding sequence ATGTTTCAGCCAGGCGATTTAAGACTATATTTTATTTGTGGAACACAAGATTTAAGCGATAATCGTAATATCTTGGATGTTGTACAAGAAGCACTAGATGCAGGTATTACAATGTTTCAATTCAGAGAAAAAGGTGAAGGTGCATTAATTGGTTCTGACAAAGAGCAACTCGCTGTAAAGTTACAAAATTTATGTCGTTCTTATGATGTACCATTTATAGTAAATGATGACGTTTCATTGGCGTTGGCAATAGATGCAGATGGAATTCATGTTGGACAAGACGATGAAAATATAGATAAATTTATTCATCAATTTAAACATAAAATCATAGGATTAAGTGTTGGCAATTTAGATGAATATCATAATTCGGATTTATCACATGTTGATTATATAGGCGTGGGCCCGATGTTCCCAACATTTTCCAAAGAGGATGCTAATGAACCTGTAGGACCTGAAATGATTATTCAACTCAGAGAAAAAGAAAAATTAAAAGATTTTCCAATGGTTGGTATTGGTGGCATTTCATTACAAAATTATAAAGAAGTAATGAAAGCTAAAGCGAACGGGGTTTCAGTGATTTCAGCTATAGCTAAAAGCAACAATATAAAAAGTACAGTTCGACAATTTTTACAATATATTGATTAA
- a CDS encoding DUF1146 family protein codes for MEYLGQFAIIHLILHVVCICLSYWALNVLRLDQFFKKGAPLKVQVCMIFLAILLGTAVSNFIVDLLQFSTQVKYLLQ; via the coding sequence ATGGAGTATTTAGGTCAGTTTGCAATTATACATTTGATATTGCATGTCGTATGTATTTGTTTAAGTTATTGGGCACTAAATGTACTCAGATTGGACCAATTTTTTAAAAAGGGTGCACCTTTAAAGGTACAAGTATGTATGATATTTTTAGCGATATTATTAGGTACAGCCGTGAGTAATTTTATTGTAGATTTATTACAATTTTCAACACAGGTAAAATATTTGTTGCAATAA
- the murA gene encoding UDP-N-acetylglucosamine 1-carboxyvinyltransferase, whose protein sequence is MDKIVIKSSNRLTGEVKASGAKNAVLPVLTASLLASEGISQLHNVPALSDVETINNVISTLNADVTYEKDGEAVTVDATKDLFEEAPYEYVSKMRASILVMGPLLARLGHAKVALPGGCAIGSRPIEQHIKGFEELGADIHMDGGFIYANAKNGLRGATIHLDFPSVGATQNIIMAASLAKGKTVLENVAREPEIVDLANYINEMGGNVLGAGTDTITINGVDKLHGVTHSIIPDRIEAGTLLIAGAITRGDVLVKGAIKEHMTSLVYKLEEMGVNLEYFDDAIRVSAEGDLKPVDVKTLPHPGFPTDMQSQMMALLLTVEGNKVVTETVFENRFMHVGEFQRMNANITVEGRSAKIQGKSQLQGAQVKATDLRAAAALILAGLVAEGTTHVTELKHLDRGYVNLHGKLNSLGANIERVND, encoded by the coding sequence ATGGACAAGATAGTTATAAAAAGTAGCAATAGATTAACAGGAGAAGTAAAGGCGTCAGGAGCTAAAAATGCAGTATTACCGGTATTAACTGCGTCTTTACTTGCATCGGAAGGTATAAGTCAATTACATAATGTCCCTGCACTTAGTGACGTAGAAACGATTAATAATGTAATTTCTACTTTAAACGCAGATGTAACTTATGAGAAAGATGGAGAAGCCGTAACTGTTGATGCGACTAAAGATTTATTTGAAGAAGCACCTTATGAATATGTGAGTAAAATGAGAGCAAGCATTCTAGTTATGGGACCTTTATTAGCACGTTTAGGTCATGCAAAAGTTGCTTTACCAGGAGGTTGTGCGATAGGATCTAGACCTATAGAACAACATATCAAAGGCTTTGAAGAATTAGGTGCTGATATCCATATGGATGGCGGCTTTATTTATGCTAACGCTAAAAACGGATTAAGAGGTGCGACAATACATTTAGATTTTCCAAGTGTAGGCGCAACCCAAAATATTATTATGGCTGCTTCATTAGCCAAAGGCAAAACTGTTTTAGAAAATGTAGCACGCGAACCAGAGATTGTTGATTTAGCAAACTACATTAACGAAATGGGTGGAAATGTCTTAGGCGCAGGTACAGATACAATCACAATTAATGGCGTAGATAAACTTCATGGAGTGACACATTCTATAATACCTGACCGTATAGAAGCTGGCACTTTATTAATAGCTGGTGCAATCACACGTGGAGATGTATTGGTTAAAGGTGCTATTAAAGAACATATGACAAGTTTAGTATATAAATTAGAAGAAATGGGAGTAAACCTTGAGTATTTTGATGATGCTATTCGTGTTAGCGCAGAAGGTGACTTAAAACCTGTAGACGTTAAAACATTACCACATCCCGGATTCCCTACGGATATGCAATCGCAAATGATGGCATTGTTGTTAACGGTAGAAGGTAATAAAGTTGTGACTGAAACAGTATTTGAAAATAGATTTATGCATGTAGGTGAATTCCAACGTATGAACGCTAACATTACTGTAGAAGGTAGAAGTGCAAAAATTCAAGGTAAGAGCCAACTTCAAGGCGCTCAAGTGAAAGCTACGGATTTACGTGCAGCGGCAGCCTTAATTTTAGCTGGATTAGTTGCTGAAGGAACTACGCATGTTACTGAGTTAAAACATTTAGATCGTGGTTATGTGAATTTACATGGTAAATTAAATTCGCTAGGCGCTAATATTGAAAGAGTCAACGACTAA
- the thiD gene encoding bifunctional hydroxymethylpyrimidine kinase/phosphomethylpyrimidine kinase — MKKPKIALTIAGTDPTGGAGVMADLKSFHACGVYGMAAITSIVAQNTKGVQHIHNLTPQWLEEQLDSVYDDELPQALKTGMIASKAMMELIQSYISKHPEIPYVIDPVMLAKSGDSLMDDEGKNNLKSILLPLATVATPNIPEAEEITGLTIKNETDVYKAGHIFINEIGSKGVVIKGGHANDDEQNSTDYLFIKDEVYKFTEPRFDTPHTHGTGCTFSAVITAELAKGKTIYDAVQKAKKFISMSIQYTPEIGEGRGPVNHFAYMKKEGLDDE, encoded by the coding sequence ATGAAAAAACCTAAGATAGCGTTAACGATTGCAGGAACCGACCCAACGGGAGGCGCTGGTGTTATGGCAGACTTAAAATCATTTCATGCCTGTGGTGTATATGGCATGGCAGCTATAACGAGTATCGTGGCGCAAAATACAAAAGGCGTTCAACATATTCACAATTTGACTCCACAATGGTTGGAAGAACAGTTAGATAGTGTATATGATGACGAATTACCTCAAGCTTTAAAAACAGGTATGATTGCGTCTAAAGCGATGATGGAATTAATACAATCATATATATCCAAACACCCAGAAATTCCATATGTAATTGACCCAGTAATGCTTGCTAAAAGTGGTGATTCACTAATGGATGACGAAGGTAAAAACAATTTGAAATCTATTTTATTACCACTTGCTACTGTAGCTACGCCTAATATTCCTGAGGCAGAAGAAATTACAGGATTAACAATTAAAAATGAAACTGATGTATACAAAGCTGGACATATTTTTATAAATGAAATAGGTAGTAAAGGCGTTGTTATTAAAGGTGGTCATGCTAATGATGATGAACAAAATTCTACAGATTATTTATTTATAAAAGATGAAGTTTACAAATTTACAGAACCACGTTTTGATACGCCTCATACACATGGGACAGGTTGCACATTTTCAGCTGTTATTACTGCTGAATTAGCAAAAGGGAAAACAATATATGATGCAGTACAAAAAGCGAAGAAATTTATTTCTATGAGCATACAATATACACCTGAAATTGGTGAAGGACGGGGTCCAGTGAATCACTTTGCTTATATGAAAAAGGAGGGCTTAGATGATGAATAA
- the fabZ gene encoding 3-hydroxyacyl-ACP dehydratase FabZ, protein METIFDYNQIKQIIPHRQPFLLIDKVVEYEEGKRCVGIKQVSGNEPFFNGHFPEYAVMPGVLITEALAQTGAVAMLNNEDNKGKLALFAGIDKCRFKHQVVPGDTLTLEVEITKIKGPIGKGNAKATVDGQVACSCELTFALQDAK, encoded by the coding sequence ATGGAAACTATTTTCGATTATAATCAAATCAAACAAATCATCCCACATAGACAACCATTTTTATTAATTGATAAAGTAGTGGAATATGAAGAAGGTAAACGTTGTGTTGGTATTAAACAAGTATCCGGAAACGAACCATTTTTCAATGGGCATTTTCCAGAATATGCTGTAATGCCTGGCGTACTTATTACTGAAGCTTTAGCACAAACAGGAGCTGTAGCGATGTTAAATAACGAAGATAATAAAGGTAAACTTGCTTTATTTGCAGGGATTGATAAATGTCGTTTTAAGCACCAAGTTGTACCTGGAGATACTTTAACTTTAGAAGTAGAGATTACTAAAATTAAAGGCCCTATCGGTAAAGGTAATGCTAAAGCAACCGTAGATGGACAAGTAGCATGTAGTTGTGAATTAACATTTGCATTGCAAGACGCAAAATAA
- the tenA gene encoding thiaminase II, with amino-acid sequence MTFSQELRTAAKPILANIYNDNFIQHMLAGDLSAEAARFYLRADASYLKEFANIYALLIPKVNTMEDVKFLVEQIQFIVDGEVEAHEIIANYIGEDYEEIVQEKVWPPSGDHYIKHMYYNAFVKENAAHTIAAMAPCPYVYQYIARQALKDESLNKNCILAKWFEFYSTEMEELVNVFDKLLDKLTENVSQQERDSIKESYLQSTVHEQNFFNMAYIQESWDFGGK; translated from the coding sequence ATGACATTTTCACAAGAGTTAAGAACAGCAGCTAAACCCATTTTAGCAAATATATATAATGATAATTTCATTCAACACATGCTAGCTGGAGATTTATCAGCCGAAGCAGCAAGATTTTACTTAAGAGCTGACGCATCGTATCTTAAAGAATTTGCAAACATCTATGCATTACTTATACCTAAAGTAAATACTATGGAAGATGTAAAATTTTTAGTAGAACAAATACAATTTATTGTAGATGGTGAAGTTGAAGCCCACGAGATAATAGCTAATTATATTGGAGAAGATTATGAAGAAATAGTGCAAGAGAAAGTATGGCCACCAAGTGGTGATCATTACATTAAACATATGTATTATAATGCATTTGTTAAAGAAAATGCTGCACACACAATAGCAGCAATGGCACCTTGCCCTTATGTATATCAGTATATCGCACGCCAAGCTTTAAAAGATGAAAGTTTAAACAAAAATTGCATATTAGCAAAATGGTTTGAATTTTATAGTACAGAAATGGAAGAACTCGTAAATGTTTTTGATAAATTATTAGATAAATTAACAGAAAATGTATCACAACAAGAACGAGATAGTATTAAAGAAAGTTATTTACAAAGTACTGTTCATGAACAAAACTTTTTTAATATGGCATATATTCAAGAATCATGGGATTTTGGAGGTAAATAA
- a CDS encoding YwpF-like family protein — MKTFKAVRFQIVSENGGVTEYELEDGVIINKENSGTGWLLELVIPDYHYDTMKSYMDNETLLDIRVVITRPSNDPALFDATIKHITKLNGSISVVLECHIYTLRQVYAESLLEQLVDEGLTGDELKTSFNRLMQSKPRLKDEKSDKH; from the coding sequence ATGAAAACATTTAAAGCTGTCAGATTCCAAATTGTTTCAGAAAACGGTGGCGTAACTGAATACGAATTGGAAGATGGCGTAATTATTAATAAAGAAAATAGCGGTACTGGATGGTTATTAGAGCTTGTCATTCCAGATTATCACTACGACACAATGAAATCTTATATGGATAATGAAACTTTGTTAGATATTCGCGTAGTCATTACACGCCCATCAAATGATCCAGCTTTATTTGATGCGACTATTAAACATATCACGAAATTAAATGGGTCAATTTCAGTAGTTTTAGAATGTCATATTTATACTTTGAGACAAGTGTATGCTGAAAGTTTATTAGAACAATTAGTTGATGAAGGCCTAACTGGCGACGAACTTAAAACTTCATTTAATCGATTAATGCAATCTAAACCTCGTCTGAAAGACGAAAAATCAGATAAGCATTAA
- the yidC gene encoding membrane protein insertase YidC, whose protein sequence is MKKKALLPLLLGVMVFLAGCDYSKPSNRNGFFFNTFVEPMDKLIHWLGTNFNNDYGLAIIVIVVAIRLVLLPFMLSNYRNSHMMREKMKVAKPDIDAVQEKVKRSRTQEEKMAANQEMMEVYKKYDMNPMKSMLGCLPVLIQMPVIMGLYFVLKFPSGGGFTDHPNFLWFDLSKPDIWITVIAGILYFLQAYVSSLSMPNEQRQMGYMMMVISPIMIVWISLSSASALGLYWSVSAAFLIVQTHLANMYYSRVAKREVAPMLESMKNDNSSDGNKAKNTQVVSKKGKKK, encoded by the coding sequence ATGAAGAAAAAAGCGCTATTACCTTTACTTTTGGGAGTAATGGTCTTTCTAGCAGGATGTGACTACTCTAAACCGAGCAACAGAAATGGTTTCTTCTTTAATACATTTGTTGAACCGATGGATAAATTGATACATTGGTTAGGGACGAATTTTAATAATGATTATGGTTTAGCAATTATTGTAATTGTTGTAGCTATTCGTTTAGTTTTATTACCATTCATGTTATCAAATTATAGAAATAGTCATATGATGCGTGAGAAAATGAAGGTGGCTAAGCCTGATATCGATGCAGTTCAAGAAAAGGTTAAACGTTCTCGTACTCAAGAAGAGAAAATGGCTGCCAACCAAGAAATGATGGAAGTTTATAAAAAGTATGATATGAATCCAATGAAAAGTATGTTGGGTTGTTTACCAGTTCTAATCCAAATGCCAGTAATTATGGGATTATATTTTGTCTTGAAGTTCCCATCAGGTGGCGGATTTACTGATCATCCTAATTTCTTATGGTTTGATTTATCAAAACCAGACATTTGGATAACAGTTATCGCTGGTATTTTATACTTCTTACAAGCATATGTATCAAGTTTAAGCATGCCGAATGAACAGCGTCAAATGGGTTACATGATGATGGTTATTTCTCCAATCATGATTGTGTGGATTTCATTAAGTTCAGCTTCAGCTCTGGGTCTATACTGGTCAGTCAGTGCCGCGTTCTTAATTGTCCAAACACATTTAGCAAACATGTATTATTCAAGAGTTGCTAAAAGAGAAGTAGCTCCAATGTTAGAATCTATGAAAAATGACAACAGTAGCGATGGCAATAAAGCTAAAAATACACAAGTTGTATCTAAAAAAGGTAAGAAAAAATAA
- a CDS encoding transglycosylase family protein: protein MKKTLLTSTIALGLGVTGLATGHHANAAETTGANHAHLAHLAQNNPSELNAKPVQEGSYNINFDQNNTNYQFSSNGQNWSWSYNKDAGNAQQAQPQQSGEAQQQEQPQQGGEAQQQEQPQQSGQAQQQEQSQQSAQTQQQEQPKQQQAPQNEQTQQPQQESTSSSNDSSSSDDSGSSVNVNSHLKQIAQRESGGDIHATNASTGASGKYQFLQTTWDSVAPSQYQGQPASSAPESVQDKAAMKLYNTEGASQWVTA from the coding sequence ATGAAAAAAACATTACTTACTTCAACTATAGCATTAGGATTAGGCGTAACAGGCTTAGCAACAGGACATCATGCAAATGCAGCTGAAACAACAGGAGCAAACCATGCTCATTTAGCACATTTAGCACAAAATAATCCATCTGAATTAAATGCAAAACCTGTTCAAGAAGGTTCTTATAATATAAACTTTGACCAAAATAATACTAATTATCAATTTTCTTCAAATGGTCAAAACTGGTCTTGGAGTTATAATAAAGATGCTGGTAATGCTCAACAAGCTCAACCACAACAAAGTGGAGAAGCTCAACAACAAGAGCAACCACAACAAGGTGGAGAAGCTCAACAACAAGAGCAACCACAACAAAGTGGACAAGCTCAACAACAAGAACAATCACAACAAAGCGCTCAAACTCAACAACAAGAACAACCTAAACAACAACAAGCACCTCAAAATGAGCAAACTCAACAGCCACAACAAGAATCTACTTCAAGCTCAAACGATTCAAGTTCAAGTGATGACAGCGGTTCTTCAGTAAATGTTAACAGTCACTTAAAACAAATCGCTCAACGTGAATCTGGTGGCGACATTCATGCAACAAATGCATCAACTGGTGCATCAGGTAAATATCAATTCTTACAAACTACATGGGACTCAGTAGCACCTTCTCAATATCAAGGTCAACCAGCTTCATCTGCACCTGAATCAGTACAAGATAAAGCTGCAATGAAATTATACAATACTGAAGGTGCTTCACAATGGGTAACTGCATAA